A part of Sugiyamaella lignohabitans strain CBS 10342 chromosome D, complete sequence genomic DNA contains:
- the CHS3 gene encoding chitin synthase CHS3 (Chitin synthase III; catalyzes the transfer of N-acetylglucosamine (GlcNAc) to chitin; required for synthesis of the majority of cell wall chitin, the chitin ring during bud emergence, and spore wall chitosan; contains overlapping di-leucine and di-acidic signals that mediate, respectively, intracellular trafficking by AP-1 and trafficking to plasma membrane by exomer complex; requires AP-3 complex for its intracellular retention; GO_component: GO:0005935 - cellular bud neck [Evidence IDA] [PMID 15470103]; GO_component: GO:0005935 - cellular bud neck [Evidence IDA] [PMID 8909536]; GO_component: GO:0045009 - chitosome [Evidence IDA] [PMID 8970154]; GO_component: GO:0005737 - cytoplasm [Evidence IDA] [PMID 9008706]; GO_component: GO:0000131 - incipient cellular bud site [Evidence IDA] [PMID 15470103]; GO_component: GO:0000131 - incipient cellular bud site [Evidence IDA] [PMID 9008706]; GO_component: GO:0016021 - integral component of membrane [Evidence IEA]; GO_component: GO:0016021 - integral component of membrane [Evidence ISM] [PMID 12192589]; GO_component: GO:0043332 - mating projection tip [Evidence IDA] [PMID 19053807]; GO_component: GO:0016020 - membrane [Evidence IEA,IEA]; GO_component: GO:0005628 - prospore membrane [Evidence IDA] [PMID 15755916]; GO_function: GO:0004100 - chitin synthase activity [Evidence IEA]; GO_function: GO:0004100 - chitin synthase activity [Evidence IMP] [PMID 9760183]; GO_function: GO:0016740 - transferase activity [Evidence IEA]; GO_function: GO:0016757 - transferase activity, transferring glycosyl groups [Evidence IEA]; GO_function: GO:0016758 - transferase activity, transferring hexosyl groups [Evidence IEA]; GO_process: GO:0030476 - ascospore wall assembly [Evidence IMP] [PMID 1293886]; GO_process: GO:0034221 - fungal-type cell wall chitin biosynthetic process [Evidence TAS] [PMID 7565410]) has product MTEKKDVASSEHKAEVEGNSSLKSGSKSKTSGPGHCKAVLSSGATAIAIAKARATAKARARARSKLRTNSRSVSTTNFPTDYYYHLWPVSSVASSVSHNTVLTGDLRPSGEADRTAETRSEDISDGISEGISMGISEGKSKGTSESLAEGSLDTIDGVGERKEENQISKIQAMPVSADAVTGDKPASTGSSTNKSAKDPTEITKLSFSAPEMTANSKSTAGPRHAPGYPSYFVERFETASAISQPPGPKMSINSQPLNKRLIKSKRAELEFNVGPCSESSAHIIWTGYCNLISCFVRPIMLRWCGIKSHQQQVAWREKIGLFSVIVLITCTVGVFTFGFNEMVCGHNSNVPRIHFSSIPPDTVVIHGRLFNMTTFNHNPKFLRPAPWSSNSFTLTGVSSIPIDASLLFQNVNGHCRPHIKPSRSSQVAHDSDLRVPWYLPCKLLTINDNRIVDFYVPTISSSAYKQLSFIKKYSPEACHTSKYSRERLYEMNSVSDIYYTWKDIDSSPRNIAVLFNDVLDLDRLKLLPPEDWELSKALSQFVSLDASQGLPVSDISKYFVADPSLFKLAKCLTEIAKVGVIDVESVGCISSQIVLYVALMFIFSIVLIKFTFALYFEWFVSWRMGIKGVSSTSWVFWFIWSLFRAKEKIGTGENSGKSDISLSNSERQYSLKSSESKSSSSLSNSSVSQTPMETRSESTAFSQMHMFPSTCESLDDQMYVVCLVTVYSESEDGLRLSLDSLASTDYPDCRKLLLVVCDGLVTGANNDRMTSEIALSLMEDVAVPFHEVPDLSYISVGYGKRRINMAQVHCGYYAHVPSDSSKPKRRVPMICVVKCGLEEERQTSSKPGNRGKRDSQLILMGFFQKLCMGDRKTDLENEIHYCIEHVYGINPQLFEAILMVDADTKVYEDSLGHMVATLVADSTVIGLCGETKIANKWESWITMIQVFEYFISHHLTKSFESVFGGVTCLPGCFSMYRIKAPPKSGHVLLLLVSPAVVSRYSDNIVNTVHRKNLLLLGEDRYLTTLMLKAFPVHKLIFVPQAKCKTIVPSKFKGLLDQRRRWINSTIHNLLELLLVQELCGVFCFSMQFVVLIDLIGTVTLPAALVFTVYLLIACIYRHPPPVVPLMLLALILGIPGVLILVTAHQWIYVLWMLIYLISLPVWNFILPLNACKLTAWVLRHNRD; this is encoded by the coding sequence atgactgaaaaaaaagatgtAGCGAGCAGTGAACATAAAGCAGAAGTAGAGGGTAACTCGTCGTTAAAGTCAGGGTCAAAATCGAAAACGTCGGGCCCCGGGCATTGTAAAGCTGTATTGAGTTCAGGTGCGACTGCAATTGCTATTGCCAAAGCTCGTGCCACAGCAAAGGCCAGGGCCAGAGCACGATCTAAGCTACGGACTAATTCTAGGTCAGTTTCCACGACCAATTTTCCAActgattattattatcatttgtGGCCGGTGTCTTCTGTGGCTTCCAGTGTATCACATAATACAGTGTTGACAGGGGACCTTCGACCCAGCGGTGAAGCTGATAGAACAGCTGAAACTAGATCAGAGGATATATCAGACGGTATATCAGAGGGTATATCAATGGGCATCTCAGAGGGTAAATCAAAAGGTACGTCAGAAAGTTTAGCAGAAGGTAGCCTCGATACTATCGACGGTGttggagaaagaaaagaggaGAATCAGATTAGCAAAATCCAAGCCATGCCTGTGAGTGCAGATGCTGTAACAGGAGATAAGCCTGCTTCTACTGGATCCTCAACAAATAAAAGTGCAAAAGACCCAACCGAAATAACCAAGCTATCTTTCTCCGCTCCGGAAATGACTGCCAATTCAAAATCTACAGCAGGCCCCCGACATGCTCCTGGCTACCCCTCATACTTTGTAGAAAGGTTCGAGACCGCGTCAGCAATATCTCAACCCCCTGGGCCCAAGATGAGTATTAACTCTCAACCACTAAACAAAAGATTAATAAAGTCTAAACGAGCTGAGCTGGAATTCAATGTCGGTCCATGCTCCGAGTCATCTGCACACATTATTTGGACTGGCTACTGTAATCTCATCTCATGTTTCGTAAGACCGATTATGCTTAGGTGGTGTGGTATCAAATcgcatcagcagcaagtcGCTTGGCGTGAGAAGATAGGACTATTTTCGGTTATAGTTCTCATAACATGTACAGTGGGAGTCTTCACGTTTGGATTTAATGAGATGGTATGTGGGCATAATAGTAATGTTCCCCGTATTCACTTTTCAAGCATTCCACCCGACACGGTTGTTATACATGGACGATTGTTTAATATGACCACCTTTAACCACAACCCAAAGTTTCTCCGACCAGCACCTTGGTCGTCAAACTCATTCACACTGACCGGAGTCAGTTCAATTCCAATCGACGCATCACTACTATTTCAAAATGTGAATGGTCATTGCAGACCCCATATTAAACCCTCGCGGTCTTCTCAAGTGGCCCACGATTCGGATCTCAGAGTGCCTTGGTATCTTCCCTGTAAACTTCTCACAATAAACGACAATCGAATAGTCGATTTTTATGTTCCAACTATAAGCTCGTCTGCATATAAACAACTTTCATTCATCAAGAAATACTCCCCCGAAGCTTGTCACACTTCAAAGTATTCAAGAGAGAGACTCTACGAAATGAACAGCGTTTCTGATATCTACTATACCTGGAAAGATATAGATTCTTCTCCAAGAAACATTGCCGTTCTCTTCAATGACGTTCTCGATCTAGACAGACTGAAGCTTCTGCCACCAGAAGATTGGGAGCTTTCTAAAGCACTGTCGCAATTTGTATCGCTGGACGCTAGCCAAGGACTGCCAGTTAGTGATATATCGAAATACTTCGTAGCTGATCCATCGCTGTTTAAACTAGCCAAGTGCTTAACTGAGATTGCAAAAGTAGGGGTCATTGATGTTGAGAGCGTTGGATGTATCTCTTCCCAGATTGTGCTATACGTGGCTCTGATGTTCATATTTTCCATTGTGCTAATCAAGTTCACTTTTGCCTTGTACTTTGAATGGTTTGTCTCTTGGCGTATGGGTATCAAGGGAGTTTCAAGTACATCGTGGGTATTCTGGTTTATTTGGTCGTTATTTAGAGCTAAAGAGAAAATTGGGACGGGAGAGAACAGCGGCAAGAGTGATATTTCTTTATCCAATAGCGAAAGACAGTACAGTCTCAAGAGTTCTGAAAGCAAATCAAGTTCTAGCTTATCCAATAGCTCTGTGAGCCAGACACCTATGGAAACTCGGAGTGAAAGTACAGCATTCAGTCAAATGCATATGTTTCCTTCTACTTGTGAGAGTTTGGATGATCAAATGTATGTGGTGTGTCTGGTGACGGTGTACTCGGAATCAGAAGACGGGCTCAGGTTGTCGCTTGACTCGTTGGCCAGTACTGACTATCCAGATTGCCGGAAGCTTTTATTGGTTGTCTGCGACGGACTAGTTACCGGTGCTAATAACGACCGCATGACGAGCGAGATTGCTTTATCACTGATGGAGGATGTTGCGGTTCCTTTTCATGAGGTACCGGATTTGTCGTACATTTCAGTTGGCTATGGAAAACGACGAATCAATATGGCACAGGTGCACTGCGGATACTATGCTCACGTCCCTTCTGACtcatcaaaaccaaaaagaagagtacCTATGATTTGTGTGGTCAAATGTGGattagaagaagagagacAAACAAGCTCTAAACCGGGCAACAGAGGTAAGCGAGATTCCCAGTTAATACTAATGGGATTCTTTCAAAAGCTCTGCATGGGAGATAGAAAGACAGACCTTGAAAATGAGATTCACTACTGCATAGAACATGTATACGGGATAAACCCCCAGCTTTTCGAGGCTATTCTAAtggttgatgctgataccAAGGTGTATGAAGATTCTCTAGGTCATATGGTTGCTACACTAGTGGCTGACAGCACGGTTATAGGGCTGTGTGGTGAAACCAAAATTGCCAATAAATGGGAGTCGTGGATAACAATGATTCAAGTTTTTGAGTACTTTATTTCGCATCATCTGACCAAATCGTTTGAATCTGTATTTGGTGGTGTCACTTGTTTACCGGGATGTTTTTCTATGTACCGCATCAAAGCACCTCCCAAATCTGGCCACGTTCTTTTGTTGCTTGTGAGTCCAGCAGTAGTCTCCAGATACTCGGATAATATCGTTAATACAGTACATAGGAAGaacctgctgttgctgggGGAAGATCGTTATTTGACGACGTTGATGCTGAAAGCATTTCCTGTACACAAGCTGATCTTTGTTCCACAGGCAAAATGTAAGACAATAGTACCGTCAAAGTTCAAAGGACTCCTAGATCAACGGCGACGTTGGATCAATTCAACAATCCATAACCTTTTAGAGCTGCTTTTGGTACAGGAACTATGTGGAGTGTTTTGCTTTTCCATGCAGTTTGTAGTGTTGATAGATCTTATTGGAACAGTTACTCTACCAGCGGCACTGGTATTCACTGTCTATCTGCTCATCGCGTGTATATACCGACATCCACCGCCAGTTGTGCCTTTAATGCTTTTGGCATTGATACTGGGGATTCCAGGAgtcttgattttggttACTGCTCATCAATGGATCTACGTTCTGTGGATGTTGATATACCTAATCTCTCTTCCAGTATGGAACTTTATTCTACCACTCAACGCGTGTAAGTTAACAGCGTGGGTCTTGCGACATAACAGAGACTAA